One Verrucomicrobiaceae bacterium genomic window carries:
- a CDS encoding recombinase family protein gives MLVRVSTAKQETTRQVSELRALADSKGWQVVAVCEEEGVSGRADESERHGLHAVEELARAGKIKKVLVHEVSRLARRNSIVHRFVETLEELNVSLYWHSQAVETLLPSGKRNPAASVMLALLAEMARSETETLRERINSGLAEARRKGVKLGRPSGTILSSDDLLTKHRDVVKALKAGQSVRNAAKITGKGPSTVQRVKAALAA, from the coding sequence ATCCTCGTTCGCGTCTCCACCGCCAAACAGGAAACCACCCGCCAAGTCTCCGAACTCCGCGCCCTGGCTGACTCGAAGGGCTGGCAGGTTGTGGCCGTGTGCGAGGAAGAAGGCGTTTCAGGCCGGGCCGATGAAAGCGAACGTCACGGCCTGCATGCAGTCGAGGAACTGGCCCGCGCCGGGAAGATCAAGAAAGTGCTGGTGCATGAAGTGTCCCGCCTTGCCCGCCGTAACTCCATCGTTCACCGTTTTGTCGAGACGCTGGAAGAGCTGAACGTGTCCCTTTACTGGCATAGTCAGGCCGTGGAAACCCTTCTGCCATCTGGCAAGCGTAACCCTGCTGCTTCGGTGATGCTGGCCTTACTCGCTGAGATGGCCCGCAGTGAGACGGAAACACTCCGCGAGCGTATCAATAGTGGACTCGCGGAGGCCCGCCGAAAGGGCGTAAAGCTGGGCAGGCCATCCGGCACAATCCTTTCCAGTGACGATCTGCTCACGAAGCACCGCGACGTGGTGAAGGCACTAAAAGCAGGCCAGAGCGTGCGCAATGCCGCCAAGATCACCGGTAAAGGCCCATCCACCGTCCAGCGAGTGAAAGCCGCTCTGGCCGCCTGA